A single Paenibacillus kribbensis DNA region contains:
- the yqeH gene encoding ribosome biogenesis GTPase YqeH, whose translation MTERPDGGTVVKCSGCGITMQTTSPELPGYIPEKLLTREPVICQRCFRIKNYNETSSVTVDQDEFLKLLSQIGDKDALVIHIVDIFDFEGSLISGLQRFVGSNPVILAVNKTDLLPKVTNWNKVRNWVQKQAKEQGLRTADIVLCSAKKNQGFDRLLDVVSELRGNRDVYVVGATNVGKSTLINRLIRDYSDMEQELTTSRYPGTTLDMVNIPLDDGKHIIDTPGIVYPWRFSEIVSRRDLSAIMPDKPLKPAAYQLDSGQTLFFGGMGRFDFIEGQHQSFTCYINGGLKIHRTKLERADQLFADHAGELLSPPTRDQLAEMPEWTRHEFRVPRKAPSDIYISGLGWIRVNSDSGALVAVHVPRGIRVLLRPALI comes from the coding sequence ATGACTGAAAGACCTGACGGCGGAACTGTCGTCAAATGTAGCGGCTGCGGTATCACAATGCAGACTACTAGCCCGGAGCTCCCGGGGTATATTCCGGAAAAATTGCTTACAAGGGAGCCTGTTATCTGTCAGCGCTGCTTCCGGATCAAAAATTATAATGAAACGTCTTCGGTGACAGTGGACCAGGACGAGTTCCTAAAGCTGCTCAGTCAGATTGGGGACAAGGACGCACTCGTCATCCACATTGTAGACATCTTTGATTTCGAAGGCAGCTTGATTTCCGGCCTGCAACGTTTTGTAGGCTCCAATCCGGTTATACTGGCTGTCAACAAGACTGATTTGCTGCCTAAGGTAACGAATTGGAACAAGGTTCGTAACTGGGTACAAAAGCAAGCGAAGGAGCAAGGGCTGCGTACGGCAGATATTGTACTGTGTTCGGCTAAGAAAAATCAGGGCTTTGACCGTTTGCTGGATGTAGTATCCGAGCTGCGCGGCAACCGGGACGTATATGTGGTCGGTGCGACCAATGTGGGTAAATCCACTCTCATTAACCGCTTGATTCGTGATTATAGCGATATGGAACAGGAGCTCACAACGTCCCGTTATCCGGGAACCACACTCGATATGGTGAATATTCCACTCGATGACGGCAAGCATATTATTGACACGCCAGGGATTGTATACCCTTGGCGGTTCAGTGAAATCGTTTCCCGCCGGGATTTGAGCGCCATTATGCCGGACAAGCCACTGAAGCCTGCTGCTTATCAACTGGATTCCGGACAGACCTTGTTTTTCGGCGGCATGGGCCGATTTGATTTTATAGAAGGTCAGCATCAATCCTTTACCTGCTATATTAACGGTGGGTTAAAAATACATCGCACGAAGCTGGAGCGGGCGGATCAACTGTTTGCTGATCATGCCGGGGAATTGCTCTCTCCGCCAACGCGCGATCAATTGGCAGAAATGCCGGAATGGACGAGACATGAGTTCCGTGTTCCCCGTAAAGCTCCATCGGACATCTATATTTCCGGTTTGGGATGGATCAGGGTGAATAGCGACAGCGGAGCTCTGGTAGCGGTTCATGTCCCTCGGGGAATCCGTGTCCTTTTGCGGCCTGCGTTGATTTAA